One window from the genome of Salvia miltiorrhiza cultivar Shanhuang (shh) chromosome 7, IMPLAD_Smil_shh, whole genome shotgun sequence encodes:
- the LOC130992638 gene encoding GDSL esterase/lipase APG produces the protein MGGFLAYALAIIAAVLCSCANSQLVPAIITFGDSTVDVGNNDYIHTIFKADHPPYGQDFSNREPTGRFCNGKLATDITAENLGFTAYAPAYLSPQASGKNLLLGANFASAGSGYDDNTAELSHVIPLSQQLQYFKEYQSKLASVAGSKNASSIIKDALYLIGAGNSDFLQNYYVNPFLNKHYTVDQYSSYLINIFSNFVKSLYGLGARRIGATSLAPTGCLPLARTIFGQHESGCVASFNTDAQQFNKKINAAASQLKKQLPGLKIVIFDIFKPLYDLVSNPKKFGFVEATRGCCGTGTVETTFVLCNQKSGTCSNATEYVFWDSVHPSQAANQVLADSLIIAGISLVA, from the exons atggGAGGTTTTTTAGCATACGCGTTAGCTATTATTGCTGCCGTGCTGTGCAGCTGCGCAAACTCTCAGTTAGTTCCGGCGATCATAACGTTCGGAGATTCGACGGTGGACGTCGGAAACAACGACTACATTCACACCATCTTCAAGGCCGACCACCCTCCCTACGGCCaggatttctccaatcgagAACCTACTGGAAGGTTCTGCAACGGCAAATTAGCCACCGATATCACGG CTGAGAATCTCGGATTCACGGCCTACGCGCCGGCGTATCTGAGCCCGCAAGCGTCGGGGAAGAATCTTCTTCTCGGAGCCAACTTCGCCTCAGCCGGCTCCGGATACGACGATAACACAGCAGAATTAAGC CATGTGATTCCACTGTCGCAGCAGCTGCAGTATTTCAAGGAGTACCAGAGCAAGCTAGCGAGCGTGGCAGGGAGCAAGAACGCATCATCAATCATCAAAGACGCATTGTACCTCATCGGCGCCGGCAACAGCGACTTTCTGCAGAATTACTACGTCAACCCTTTCCTCAACAAGCACTACACCGTCGATCAGTACTCCTCCTATCTCATCAACATCTTCTCGAATTTTGTCAAG AGCTTGTACGGACTAGGAGCAAGAAGAATCGGAGCCACTTCACTGGCGCCAACAGGCTGCCTCCCTCTAGCAAGAACCATATTCGGGCAGCACGAGAGCGGCTGCGTCGCCAGCTTCAACACCGATGCTCAGCAGTTCAACAAGAAGATCAATGCAGCTGCTTCTCAGCTCAAGAAGCAGCTCCCCGGTTTGAAGATCGTCATCTTTGACATCTTCAAGCCCTTATACGACCTTGTCTCCAATCCCAAGAAATttg GCTTCGTGGAGGCGACAAGAGGCTGCTGTGGGACAGGGACCGTGGAGACAACGTTTGTTCTGTGCAATCAGAAGTCGGGAACTTGCAGCAACGCCACCGAGTATGTGTTTTGGGACAGTGTTCACCCCTCTCAAGCTGCAAACCAAGTTCTTGCCGATAGCCTCATCATCGCCGGCATCTCTCTCGTTGCTTGA
- the LOC130992601 gene encoding polyadenylate-binding protein 6-like isoform X2 produces MAANGKKLRSSLYVGDLHPDVTEKDLTDTFSRVAPLLSVHLCRHKPSGRSLCYAYVNFWLPCHAFTALKCLNHTLMKGKPIRVMWNERDPTARKDNNANLFVKNLDKSVTSPILEEAFSKYGTVVSCKVAHENGISKGFGFVQFDSEDSAVAARTALHDAILAGKKLYVTKFLRKNERNGAEGCFKSLYVKNLDEDITADVLKDRFSAYGKVSDAVIMRDEKGSSKGFGFVNFDSHEAAKKAMEFLNGEKLGFKNIVVDRAMKKSELRNNAGQMSGNTYTDHNKESLTGAQLKEQEYRMLHKPCEKFPRRPFYAAECQQRQLCNFTYFSGPAPFKQPSTTLHSTLYQYFASSPFKASYPIIPQNLHGTFDASHKKVAALNGEMPKAQKLLSPLKLGSKGDGKVVSAIKTLKFPKEIATLVGYIQEGYLDMPEAQKLLSPMKLGSNGFGKELSTSRTIITIRPGCTLQEKTGSASLKLSTKMITNAH; encoded by the exons ATGGCGGCGAACGGAAAGAAGCTAAGAAGCTCACTCTACGTGGGTGATCTGCACCCGGATGTCACCGAGAAAGATCTCACTGACACATTTTCACGCGTTGCTCCGCTGCTATCCGTCCATCTCTGCCGCCACAAGCCCTCCGGCAGGTCCCTCTGCTACGCTTACGTCAATTTCTGGCTTCCTTGTCACG CTTTCACCGCTCTGAAATGCCTGAATCATACTCTGATGAAGGGTAAACCGATTAGGGTTATGTGGAATGAGAGGGATCCGACTGCGAGAAAGGATAACAATGCGAACCTCTTTGTGAAGAATCTTGACAAATCGGTCACCAGTCCCATATTGGAAGAAGCTTTCTCCAAATATGGAACGGTAGTTTCTTGCAAAGTTGCTCATGAGAACGGAATTAGTAAGGGTTTCGGGTTCGTTCAATTTGATTCAGAGGATTCTGCTGTGGCAGCTCGCACTGCTCTTCATGACGCTATTCTGGCAGGCAAGAAATT ATATGTCACCAAATTTCTGAGGAAGAATGAAAGGAATGGTGCAGAGGGGTGTTTCAAGAGCCTGTATGTGAAGAATCTCGACGAAGATATCACAGCAGATGTCCTCAAAGATAGATTTTCAGCGTATGGGAAGGTCTCAGACGCTGTGATAATGAGGGATGAGAAGGGCAGTTCAAAAGGATTTGGATTTGTCAACTTTGATTCGCATGAAGCGGCTAAAAAAGCCATGGAGTTTCTCAATGGAGAAAAGCTAG GATTCAAGAATATCGTTGTTGATAGAGCTATGAAGAAATCTGAACTAAGAAATAATGCTGGGCAAATGTCTGGAAATACCTATACTGATCACAATAAGGAGTCACTAACTG GAGCTCAGCTGAAAGAGCAAGAATACAGAATGTTGCATAAGCCCTGTGAGAAGTTCCCACGTCGGCCATTTTATGCTGCTGAGTGTCAGCAACGACAGCTCTGCAACTTTACTTACTTCAGTGGTCCAGCTCCATTCAAGCAACCGAGCACCACGTTGCATTCTACTTTATATCAATACTTTGCTAGTAGTCCTTTCAAGGCATCTTACCCCATCATACCTCAGAACCTCCACGGCACCTTTGATGCATCT CATAAGAAAGTAGCTGCTCTGAATGGAGAGATGCCGAAGGCTCAAAAGCTGCTATCCCCACTGAAGCTCGGTAGCAAGGGTGATGGGAAGGTAGTCTCTGCCATCAAAACTCTGAAATTT CCTAAGGAAATTGCTACTCTGGTTGGATATATTCAAGAAGGGTATTTGGATATGCCGGAGGCTCAAAAACTGCTATCCCCAATGAAGCTCGGTAGCAATGGTTTTGGGAAGGAACTCTCCACCAGCAGAACTATAATCACGATAAGGCCAGGTTGTACGCTTCAG GAGAAAACAGGATCTGCTAGCCTGAAGCTCTCAACCAAGATGATCACGAACGCACACTGA
- the LOC130992577 gene encoding protein CHUP1, chloroplastic, which produces MSVKGKRDGPISPVLFKLGVGLAFSLGGIVFTFLRSKRIMLPKPKPSLPSPGKGSQADSEVASKNLTIPKVTSQNSLSEVSSSDGRSVEDRDGFLFHELDQLVKEYDMATDDASRRKNGQSLEPNVEPVKENEGEELRSLRSKVEILEQREKILENQLLEYYGLKEQENAVLELQNRLRVHNMEAKLYNLKIESLQSENKRLQAKVADHEKVVAELESAQAKITLLRKKLRFEAEQNREQILRLQERVMKMQDQDKKAVVEADRDVQMQSHELEETKRCNQSLKLENLELARKVESLQMLAKSALDDKEVEALKEESQLLRRQNEDFRKEIDQLQADRCTDVEELVYLRWINACLRYELRNYQPSPDETIARDLSKTLSPKSEEKAKKLILAYANREGCSSGKDLDIGDFYRDDWSISQASYLTDSGEPDDLPNDSFCDSNASHRSKKRVFAKLMKLLRGKDNDGHHVQTTPSSSRERAASVDDAGDGLTKTATTSSGTSSRQSFDLHSRGQKNAGGESSRRMSDDVSLSIFRSFDAVAGYDNEAQSAAKTELVKYAKALKESRPRPAFRRRSVSFGSF; this is translated from the exons TTCAAATTAGGTGTAGGTTTGGCTTTTTCCCTTGGTGGGATTGTCTTTACTTTTCTCAGAAGCAAAAGAATTATGCTTCCCAAACCAAAACCTTCACTGCCTTCTCCAG GTAAGGGCAGCCAGGCTGATTCAGAAGTTGCTTCTAAG AACCTAACTATCCCAAAAGTTACTTCTCAGAATTCTTTAAGTGAGGTCTCCTCTAGTGATGGTAGAAGCGTCGAAGATAGAGATGGCTTTCTCTTTCACGAGCTGGATCAGCTCGTAAAAGAATATGACATGGCAACGGATGATGCTTCTCGGAGGAAGAATGGACAATCTTTAGAACCCAATGTCGAACCAGTTAAGGAAAATGAGGGAGAAGAGCTCAGAAGCCTAAGGAGTAAGGTTGAAATTCTCGagcaaagggagaagatcctcgAGAATCAACTGCTCGAGTACTATGGCCTTAAAGAACAGGAAAATGCTGTGTTGGAGCTTCAAAACCGGCTAAGAGTGCACAATATGGAGGCTAAGCTCTATAACCTTAAGATCGAGTCCTTGCAGTCGGAGAACAAAAGGTTGCAGGCTAAAGTGGCCGATCATGAAAAGGTCGTTGCAGAGCTTGAATCTGCGCAAGCCAAGATAACACTGCTGAGGAAGAAGCTTAGGTTCGAAGCTGAACAGAACAGGGAGCAGATTTTGAGGCTTCAAGAAAGAGTGATGAAGATGCAGGATCAGGACAAGAAGGCCGTTGTTGAAGCTGATCGAGATGTGCAAATGCAGTCACACGAATTGGAGGAGACGAAGAGGTGTAATCAGAGCTTGAAGCTTGAGAATTTGGAGCTGGCTCGGAAAGTAGAGAGCCTACAAATGCTTGCTAAATCTGCTTTAGATGATAAAGAG GTTGAAGCACTTAAAGAAGAGAGCCAGCTTCTAAGGCGACAAAACGAAGATTTCAGGAAGGAAATCGACCAGCTCCAAGCTGACCGGTGCACAGATGTTGAGGAGCTCGTCTACCTTCGATGGATAAATGCTTGTCTGCGCTACGAGCTGAGGAATTATCAGCCCAGCCCGGATGAAACCATAGCTAGGGACCTCAGCAAGACGCTAAGCCCCAAGTCGGAGGAAAAGGCAAAGAAACTCATTCTTGCATATGCAAATAGAGAAGGCTGCTCCAGTGGCAAGGATCTGGACATTGGTGATTTCTATCGCGATGACTGGTCCATATCCCAGGCCTCGTATCTCACAGACTCTGGTGAGCCCGATGACCTCCCAAATGACAGCTTCTGCGACAGCAATGCAAGTCACCGGAGCAAAAAGAGAGTCTTCGCCAAGCTGATGAAGCTGCTGCGAGGAAAAGACAACGATGGCCATCATGTTCAGACAACGCCATCCTCATCCAGGGAGAGAGCTGCATCTGTAGACGACGCTGGTGATGGCCTCACGAAGACAGCAACGACCTCATCAGGCACTTCGTCAAGACAATCTTTCGACCTGCATTCGCGAGGTCAGAAGAATGCTGGTGGAGAAAGTTCTAGAAGGATGAGTGACGATGTTTCTCTGAGTATATTCAGAAGCTTCGACGCGGTAGCAGGGTACGACAACGAAGCTCAGAGTGCTGCAAAAACTGAGCTCGTGAAATATGCTAAGGCGTTGAAGGAGTCTCGTCCTAGACCAGCATTTAGACGAAGATCAGTCTCTTTTGGTTCCTTTTGA
- the LOC130992601 gene encoding polyadenylate-binding protein 6-like isoform X1, which yields MAANGKKLRSSLYVGDLHPDVTEKDLTDTFSRVAPLLSVHLCRHKPSGRSLCYAYVNFWLPCHAFTALKCLNHTLMKGKPIRVMWNERDPTARKDNNANLFVKNLDKSVTSPILEEAFSKYGTVVSCKVAHENGISKGFGFVQFDSEDSAVAARTALHDAILAGKKLYVTKFLRKNERNGAEGCFKSLYVKNLDEDITADVLKDRFSAYGKVSDAVIMRDEKGSSKGFGFVNFDSHEAAKKAMEFLNGEKLGFKNIVVDRAMKKSELRNNAGQMSGNTYTDHNKESLTAGAQLKEQEYRMLHKPCEKFPRRPFYAAECQQRQLCNFTYFSGPAPFKQPSTTLHSTLYQYFASSPFKASYPIIPQNLHGTFDASHKKVAALNGEMPKAQKLLSPLKLGSKGDGKVVSAIKTLKFPKEIATLVGYIQEGYLDMPEAQKLLSPMKLGSNGFGKELSTSRTIITIRPGCTLQEKTGSASLKLSTKMITNAH from the exons ATGGCGGCGAACGGAAAGAAGCTAAGAAGCTCACTCTACGTGGGTGATCTGCACCCGGATGTCACCGAGAAAGATCTCACTGACACATTTTCACGCGTTGCTCCGCTGCTATCCGTCCATCTCTGCCGCCACAAGCCCTCCGGCAGGTCCCTCTGCTACGCTTACGTCAATTTCTGGCTTCCTTGTCACG CTTTCACCGCTCTGAAATGCCTGAATCATACTCTGATGAAGGGTAAACCGATTAGGGTTATGTGGAATGAGAGGGATCCGACTGCGAGAAAGGATAACAATGCGAACCTCTTTGTGAAGAATCTTGACAAATCGGTCACCAGTCCCATATTGGAAGAAGCTTTCTCCAAATATGGAACGGTAGTTTCTTGCAAAGTTGCTCATGAGAACGGAATTAGTAAGGGTTTCGGGTTCGTTCAATTTGATTCAGAGGATTCTGCTGTGGCAGCTCGCACTGCTCTTCATGACGCTATTCTGGCAGGCAAGAAATT ATATGTCACCAAATTTCTGAGGAAGAATGAAAGGAATGGTGCAGAGGGGTGTTTCAAGAGCCTGTATGTGAAGAATCTCGACGAAGATATCACAGCAGATGTCCTCAAAGATAGATTTTCAGCGTATGGGAAGGTCTCAGACGCTGTGATAATGAGGGATGAGAAGGGCAGTTCAAAAGGATTTGGATTTGTCAACTTTGATTCGCATGAAGCGGCTAAAAAAGCCATGGAGTTTCTCAATGGAGAAAAGCTAG GATTCAAGAATATCGTTGTTGATAGAGCTATGAAGAAATCTGAACTAAGAAATAATGCTGGGCAAATGTCTGGAAATACCTATACTGATCACAATAAGGAGTCACTAACTG CAGGAGCTCAGCTGAAAGAGCAAGAATACAGAATGTTGCATAAGCCCTGTGAGAAGTTCCCACGTCGGCCATTTTATGCTGCTGAGTGTCAGCAACGACAGCTCTGCAACTTTACTTACTTCAGTGGTCCAGCTCCATTCAAGCAACCGAGCACCACGTTGCATTCTACTTTATATCAATACTTTGCTAGTAGTCCTTTCAAGGCATCTTACCCCATCATACCTCAGAACCTCCACGGCACCTTTGATGCATCT CATAAGAAAGTAGCTGCTCTGAATGGAGAGATGCCGAAGGCTCAAAAGCTGCTATCCCCACTGAAGCTCGGTAGCAAGGGTGATGGGAAGGTAGTCTCTGCCATCAAAACTCTGAAATTT CCTAAGGAAATTGCTACTCTGGTTGGATATATTCAAGAAGGGTATTTGGATATGCCGGAGGCTCAAAAACTGCTATCCCCAATGAAGCTCGGTAGCAATGGTTTTGGGAAGGAACTCTCCACCAGCAGAACTATAATCACGATAAGGCCAGGTTGTACGCTTCAG GAGAAAACAGGATCTGCTAGCCTGAAGCTCTCAACCAAGATGATCACGAACGCACACTGA
- the LOC130992601 gene encoding polyadenylate-binding protein 6-like isoform X4 — translation MAANGKKLRSSLYVGDLHPDVTEKDLTDTFSRVAPLLSVHLCRHKPSGRSLCYAYVNFWLPCHAFTALKCLNHTLMKGKPIRVMWNERDPTARKDNNANLFVKNLDKSVTSPILEEAFSKYGTVVSCKVAHENGISKGFGFVQFDSEDSAVAARTALHDAILAGKKLYVTKFLRKNERNGAEGCFKSLYVKNLDEDITADVLKDRFSAYGKVSDAVIMRDEKGSSKGFGFVNFDSHEAAKKAMEFLNGEKLGFKNIVVDRAMKKSELRNNAGQMSGNTYTDHNKESLTAGAQLKEQEYRMLHKPCEKFPRRPFYAAECQQRQLCNFTYFSGPAPFKQPSTTLHSTLYQYFASSPFKASYPIIPQNLHGTFDASHKKVAALNGEMPKAQKLLSPLKLGSKGDGKVVSAIKTLKFPKEIATLVGYIQEGYLDMPEAQKLLSPMKLGSNGFGKELSTSRTIITIRPGENRIC, via the exons ATGGCGGCGAACGGAAAGAAGCTAAGAAGCTCACTCTACGTGGGTGATCTGCACCCGGATGTCACCGAGAAAGATCTCACTGACACATTTTCACGCGTTGCTCCGCTGCTATCCGTCCATCTCTGCCGCCACAAGCCCTCCGGCAGGTCCCTCTGCTACGCTTACGTCAATTTCTGGCTTCCTTGTCACG CTTTCACCGCTCTGAAATGCCTGAATCATACTCTGATGAAGGGTAAACCGATTAGGGTTATGTGGAATGAGAGGGATCCGACTGCGAGAAAGGATAACAATGCGAACCTCTTTGTGAAGAATCTTGACAAATCGGTCACCAGTCCCATATTGGAAGAAGCTTTCTCCAAATATGGAACGGTAGTTTCTTGCAAAGTTGCTCATGAGAACGGAATTAGTAAGGGTTTCGGGTTCGTTCAATTTGATTCAGAGGATTCTGCTGTGGCAGCTCGCACTGCTCTTCATGACGCTATTCTGGCAGGCAAGAAATT ATATGTCACCAAATTTCTGAGGAAGAATGAAAGGAATGGTGCAGAGGGGTGTTTCAAGAGCCTGTATGTGAAGAATCTCGACGAAGATATCACAGCAGATGTCCTCAAAGATAGATTTTCAGCGTATGGGAAGGTCTCAGACGCTGTGATAATGAGGGATGAGAAGGGCAGTTCAAAAGGATTTGGATTTGTCAACTTTGATTCGCATGAAGCGGCTAAAAAAGCCATGGAGTTTCTCAATGGAGAAAAGCTAG GATTCAAGAATATCGTTGTTGATAGAGCTATGAAGAAATCTGAACTAAGAAATAATGCTGGGCAAATGTCTGGAAATACCTATACTGATCACAATAAGGAGTCACTAACTG CAGGAGCTCAGCTGAAAGAGCAAGAATACAGAATGTTGCATAAGCCCTGTGAGAAGTTCCCACGTCGGCCATTTTATGCTGCTGAGTGTCAGCAACGACAGCTCTGCAACTTTACTTACTTCAGTGGTCCAGCTCCATTCAAGCAACCGAGCACCACGTTGCATTCTACTTTATATCAATACTTTGCTAGTAGTCCTTTCAAGGCATCTTACCCCATCATACCTCAGAACCTCCACGGCACCTTTGATGCATCT CATAAGAAAGTAGCTGCTCTGAATGGAGAGATGCCGAAGGCTCAAAAGCTGCTATCCCCACTGAAGCTCGGTAGCAAGGGTGATGGGAAGGTAGTCTCTGCCATCAAAACTCTGAAATTT CCTAAGGAAATTGCTACTCTGGTTGGATATATTCAAGAAGGGTATTTGGATATGCCGGAGGCTCAAAAACTGCTATCCCCAATGAAGCTCGGTAGCAATGGTTTTGGGAAGGAACTCTCCACCAGCAGAACTATAATCACGATAAGGCCAG GAGAAAACAGGATCTGCTAG
- the LOC130992601 gene encoding polyadenylate-binding protein 6-like isoform X3 — protein MAANGKKLRSSLYVGDLHPDVTEKDLTDTFSRVAPLLSVHLCRHKPSGRSLCYAYVNFWLPCHAFTALKCLNHTLMKGKPIRVMWNERDPTARKDNNANLFVKNLDKSVTSPILEEAFSKYGTVVSCKVAHENGISKGFGFVQFDSEDSAVAARTALHDAILAGKKLYVTKFLRKNERNGAEGCFKSLYVKNLDEDITADVLKDRFSAYGKVSDAVIMRDEKGSSKGFGFVNFDSHEAAKKAMEFLNGEKLGFKNIVVDRAMKKSELRNNAGQMSGNTYTDHNKESLTAGAQLKEQEYRMLHKPCEKFPRRPFYAAECQQRQLCNFTYFSGPAPFKQPSTTLHSTLYQYFASSPFKASYPIIPQNLHGTFDASHKKVAALNGEMPKAQKLLSPLKLGSKGDGKPKEIATLVGYIQEGYLDMPEAQKLLSPMKLGSNGFGKELSTSRTIITIRPGCTLQEKTGSASLKLSTKMITNAH, from the exons ATGGCGGCGAACGGAAAGAAGCTAAGAAGCTCACTCTACGTGGGTGATCTGCACCCGGATGTCACCGAGAAAGATCTCACTGACACATTTTCACGCGTTGCTCCGCTGCTATCCGTCCATCTCTGCCGCCACAAGCCCTCCGGCAGGTCCCTCTGCTACGCTTACGTCAATTTCTGGCTTCCTTGTCACG CTTTCACCGCTCTGAAATGCCTGAATCATACTCTGATGAAGGGTAAACCGATTAGGGTTATGTGGAATGAGAGGGATCCGACTGCGAGAAAGGATAACAATGCGAACCTCTTTGTGAAGAATCTTGACAAATCGGTCACCAGTCCCATATTGGAAGAAGCTTTCTCCAAATATGGAACGGTAGTTTCTTGCAAAGTTGCTCATGAGAACGGAATTAGTAAGGGTTTCGGGTTCGTTCAATTTGATTCAGAGGATTCTGCTGTGGCAGCTCGCACTGCTCTTCATGACGCTATTCTGGCAGGCAAGAAATT ATATGTCACCAAATTTCTGAGGAAGAATGAAAGGAATGGTGCAGAGGGGTGTTTCAAGAGCCTGTATGTGAAGAATCTCGACGAAGATATCACAGCAGATGTCCTCAAAGATAGATTTTCAGCGTATGGGAAGGTCTCAGACGCTGTGATAATGAGGGATGAGAAGGGCAGTTCAAAAGGATTTGGATTTGTCAACTTTGATTCGCATGAAGCGGCTAAAAAAGCCATGGAGTTTCTCAATGGAGAAAAGCTAG GATTCAAGAATATCGTTGTTGATAGAGCTATGAAGAAATCTGAACTAAGAAATAATGCTGGGCAAATGTCTGGAAATACCTATACTGATCACAATAAGGAGTCACTAACTG CAGGAGCTCAGCTGAAAGAGCAAGAATACAGAATGTTGCATAAGCCCTGTGAGAAGTTCCCACGTCGGCCATTTTATGCTGCTGAGTGTCAGCAACGACAGCTCTGCAACTTTACTTACTTCAGTGGTCCAGCTCCATTCAAGCAACCGAGCACCACGTTGCATTCTACTTTATATCAATACTTTGCTAGTAGTCCTTTCAAGGCATCTTACCCCATCATACCTCAGAACCTCCACGGCACCTTTGATGCATCT CATAAGAAAGTAGCTGCTCTGAATGGAGAGATGCCGAAGGCTCAAAAGCTGCTATCCCCACTGAAGCTCGGTAGCAAGGGTGATGGGAAG CCTAAGGAAATTGCTACTCTGGTTGGATATATTCAAGAAGGGTATTTGGATATGCCGGAGGCTCAAAAACTGCTATCCCCAATGAAGCTCGGTAGCAATGGTTTTGGGAAGGAACTCTCCACCAGCAGAACTATAATCACGATAAGGCCAGGTTGTACGCTTCAG GAGAAAACAGGATCTGCTAGCCTGAAGCTCTCAACCAAGATGATCACGAACGCACACTGA